The region CAAGTATTCCCTGCCTTTGGCCGTCAACTGACGCTTACTCTGATCATCTTTCGAAAGCAAAGAAGTCCGCAGCAAAAACGGTTCAACAACTTGCGAAACAGTTCGTGCTGGTAGCCCCAACATCGATGAGATCACGTTCAAGCGGGCATTCCCGTCGCCCAGTATTTGGATGTACTTCTGCTCGGTCGGTCCAAGCCCCAAGTCACCGTGCAGTTGTTCCAGTTGGCAGGATCGTTTCAAGTGATGAGCGGTGATTGTGGTTTCGCCCTGACTGCGAGCGACACGACGGCAACTCTGGAGAAGTCTGAGTGCCAGACGTGGCGTTCCCCGTGATCGACTGGCGATCTTTGGCAATAATTCCTCGTGGATCTCCCAGCCAAGGAATCGAGTTCGTTGAAGTAGAACGGTCGTCAATTCTTCGTTGGAATAGAACTCGAACCGCAGAACCAAACGACAGCGATCACGAAGTGGTTGAAGCAATCCGTATTCATCAGTTGTGCTCAACAACAACGTGAAGTCAGCGAGTGGGATTGTCTGTGGTGCTTTGCCGTTTTTCGAATTGAGAACAATGCAACGCTTGTCCAAAGCCAGATACAAAGCTGTTTGGATAGAAATTGGAGTAAGATGCCCCTCATCGATATGGATAACGTCTTTGTCCTGAGCGCTGAGAAACAAAGCGTTCAAATCTGATGCGTGGCTGATCGTTTGCCCCAAGACTTCATGGAAACCGGTTGCCATCTCCTTTGCAATTACGGAAGCCAACTGGGATTTCCCAAGGCCCGGACTGCCTACGAGCATTGCATGATCGAAACGGCGATTGTCAATCTGGCAAGCGTCGAGAGCGACAGAAACTTGATCGATAACACTTCGCTGCCCGATCAAGTGCGACAGGGACGACGGTGCAACATCGTTGACTTCGTTGGCAGGTTGTCCATTCATGTTCATGCCTCTTAGGTTTCGTCTTCGCATTGAGATTGGATGTTCGTGTTGAAGCAAAGGGCCTCAATGTTCAACCACACAACAACCAACAAGCGGGTGTTAAATACAAAGAAGTGGGCAATTGGATCGTCGTGACCCAACTGCCCATTGCAATTTTTGTAACGGCCTCGTGCCTACGCCGTTGCCTCTACCGGCTCAGGGGTACGAACAAACGACAATAAGTAGTCGTTGACTTTACTGGCCTGCGAACATGCCCTGAAAATCGCACGATTATCGTCTTTTAGGTTTTTGAGCCAACTCTTCAAGTACGCCCCTGACTGATCGATTCGCTCGCTGTTGGGGATGCCTAACTCGGCAGCAAGATAGCAGGCCGAGATCTCAGCGATGAGTTCGCCCATGGCGTACCCTTCGCCCTTTCGATTCTAGTTCAGTCGATGTTCTGGCTCAGACCAATTGGCCATCTCGTGGAAGGCCGTTTCGTAATAATCAGGACTGGAGTGAAACGACTCTTTCGAAGGCAAGACGATGAAATCGCCAGCGGGATTGTAATACGCCTGATTCCCACAACGAATGTCGGCACCGGTTGCGGCGATCAGTTCATCACCGGCCTCGAAGTTTTCAAACAACTTCGTCGGTTCTGGTTCTGACGGTCGGAGATGATCGAAGGGACCATCCACTTGGTCGAGATTGAAGACGCAAAAAGATTTGAGTATCCAAAACTTGTCTTCCTCTTCGCTCCCATCAGCGGCACGTTTCTTTTTTGTGACGGTGGCGGCGTAGCAAATCGTCGTGCCCCACTTGCCCGGCTTTACATTGTCAGGCCGACGTTTGACATGCCCATCGGTTTCCTTCCATTGCCGAAATGTGGCCCAAACTGAAGAAGTGAATCCGTGGCGTTGTGATGCCAGTTCCAAGATCAGGGGATTCACGCCGCTATACGGCTTGCCTGAAACCAAGTTGCGATGTGGACCAGCGTTGGTTGTCCGCCACGGTTTTCGCCAAGGTGGCAATGCCCCTGACTCAAGAGCTTGAATGATCTGATTTGTGGTCTCAGTTCGAAGTTGTTCGCTTTTGCTCGCCATCGTCGTTCTCCTGTGAGTGAGTTAACGACTGACAAGCGGGTGTTATAACGCTGGTGAACGTATCACGGATTCGTTCTTCTTCTGCTTCGACTTAAGTAACTACTCCATCTCAGTATTGCCGGTGCTTGAACCGGTCTACCCAGTCCTCCATTGTATCCAGCGTTGTCATCGTATCAGGGAAGATGTCGCTGAATCTTTTCATTGCTTGGGCTGCCAATTCTTCCCACGTTGCTCGAAATTCTTCGACGCTCAACAGCTTCGTAAAAGTGAACTGGTTTGCTCGGCATTCTGGGGTCATGTCACGGTTGATATTGCCGTCCGTTGTTACCAAATGTCGCCCGTTAATTGATGTTGCCCGTACTTGGACTGAAACTCGCTCGCCAACACCGTACTCACCGACGAATCGCTCTGCGAATGCGAAGAACTCGGCAATGGTGAGCAGCGAGGGTTTTACATCGAGCCACTTTCCGGGGGGCAAGATTGGTTCACTTCGCTGCCCAGACAGGTCTCGCCAAGGACATTCAAATTCTCGTTCGTTCTCGTAGTACGGTCGAAGTAGTATGAATTGACCAGAGGTTGTTAACCCCCACGTTTCCCGGTAGGTGTCGTTACATAGGCCCCAGTCTCTCATGTGTGTGCCGGTTCGGCTCGGCGGGAAGTCTGACCGCAAGCGGACTTGGTTCCTTCGAATTCTCTCTTCGAGTTCTTGTGCGTCGTCGTCAAACAACTGCTGATTGAAATTGCTTGGCCGAATGCTCAGCACCCAAACGCCTTTCTCCGTGGCTTTAATGTACGCTTCACCGAGATCCGCTGTGACGGTTGAAAGCTCTTCTTCGAACTGCTCATCAGATGACTTGCTCGCTATCAACGGGTTGCCAGAGAGCATCGAATTGAACATAGCCAGCATCTCCTGGCCACGTTTTGCTGTTGCCAATCCAATTACAGTTCGAAGCTCTTCAATTGTTCCCAATGGAGCCGATTCTGCGTTGGCGGTGCGAACATAGATGGTCTTCTCCCGCAGCAGCAGCTTCTTGGCATTAGCTGGGTCTTGGAAAGTCTTTGTGCAAAGGTGTGGAACATCTGAAAACTCATCAATTGTGATGATGACAAACTTCTTATTCGTATGACGATGCGTGTGGCAGACGAGCCCGATGGGCGGCGAGAATCGGTTGTTGACCCATGTTGCGACTTTGGTTGTCTCGAAGGATGCTGACTGTTGATCCGACACCCCATCGAGAGCGAACGAACCATCGTCACTCTCAGACTTCCCGATGACAATTACGCCCCCATCTTTAGAATTCGCAAATGCAGCGATGTCTTTAGCGAGTCCTGCTGATTCAACCCCGCCGTCCCAGCCCATTGGTCCCTTGGCATCAATCTTGTCACTTTCTCCCGTTTCCAAGATGTAGCGGTCGAGTTCGGGATTCATTGCTTCATCTGCCATTGTTCGCTCCGATTTTGGAACATGCTTCCAACATTGACTGAAGTGGCTTTGGATCGGCGAGGCGGTGATCGTTTCCGACTTCAATGATCGTCTCCGGTGGGAGTCCGCTGTTGGCGACAAGTTCTTCCGAATCAGCGAACGGGATCACATCATCTTGGCGTGAATGGAGAATGATCGTGTTCTTTTTCACTGTCGTTGCTTTGCCCCAATTCTTCCACGCAGGGCACAGCAAGACCAATGGTGTCTCGACGCTGTTCATATTGACTGCGACTGCACCGCCACGGGAAGAGCCGACAATCACATCGGGCTGATGCTCATCGTATTCTGTTTGGGCCGTGCGAACGGCGAGATCAAAATCGTCGTCATCGAGCGCTGGGTTGATAACTTCGTGTCCAGCGTTCTTCAGGTAGGTTGGCTTGACCCCGCCGACAACGCTGTGCCAACCGTGGAGAAAGAGGAGCTTCATTGCTACATGTAGAACTTGTACTTCGCCTTCGGTGTTTCGTTCTCTGGAATCTCACGCAGGATATCTCCAACCAAGCGGGAAAAACGCAAAGTGATTGGCATCAGCCCAAACATGTTGGCTGAGTTCCAGTTCATCTTCGTCAAGGCCAAGACTTCCCGAAGCAGTTCTGTTCTCGCCGTATCTCCAACATGGTCTGCAATTTGAATTGGGGATGGGACGTGGCCATGAGGATAACCCTTTCCCTTCATGTACCCGCTTGTGTAGCAATACGACAGGTCGCCGACGTGAAACACGGTGCCACGCATGGGAGGATATTGGCCTGTCCGCAGCAGCCTCGATTCACTTGTAGGGCACAATGAAACAAGATCAAACCGACTGACTTGCTTGAGTGCGTCTTGGAATCCTCGTTGTTCTTCCGGCTCGAATCGAGATGTTTTGTGAATGACAACTCGTTGCGGAAGACGCTGTTCATTCTCAAGCTTGTATTGATCCAAAACCATTTCGATCAAGTCCTTAGCTTGATCTTCTGGTAGGTGAGGAGACTTGCCGTATTTCTTCTCGTCCCACTTGAACTTGTGACCTCGCAATACAAGTCCTTGGCCGTTCTCATCGAATGCCTGCACGACGCTTGTTCGCAAAGACGAGGAATCACCTAATGGTCGAAAGAAGCTGATTCCAATGTAACAAGTGCCCGGTGTCAGTTCGCTCGGCCCCCATGGCAAGCCTTCCACCTTGAAATACATCCCGGTAAACAAATTCCACGCTATCTGCGCCGGATGGACGGTTGTTTCGTCCGTGCCAAAAGTGTCGATTGTCTTTTCGAGGATGATTTGTGTCGGTACGCCAAACGACATTGCAACTGCTTTGATCGAACGCCGAAGATTTCGGTAGATCTTTCCCACACCCTTCTCAGAAAACTCCACGCTTCTGCATTTCCTAAAAAGCTCATCTGGAAGTGCAATCACAACATAGTCGGTTGGACGATCTCTCTCCGATGCAAGGTAGAGTTTTTGCTTGAGGACACTGAGCAACGTGTCAAACTTCTCTCGTTTCAGGCGTGGTGACAATATTTGATCGTATTCGTGCTGACGGATGACCTCAGACGCATCGAGGTCAAGGTTGCATCGGAATCCCATTTCCGAGGTGCAACCCGGAAATGGATGATAGTCTTCGTTACCATCGATTCCTTTGCAGCATGTCTCGTAGAACCTCTGAGCCTTTGCAACCGTTTCACTTGTACCGATGAAACCGACGTGAATCTCCGACTTATGCCGTGATGTTCCGAGAGATCGAGGGCCAAACAGCGGTATTCCCACTTTGGGATCGTACTCTATCTGGCCGTCGCCAAAACGAAGTCCCGGTTCTGCAATCCACTCAGTTTCGGTTTTAGGGTGCGAAAGTGTTAGTGGGAGAAGCTTAGTTGGTCGCTGAGTCGTCGATGTCATCGAACCCTCCTCCGTCGAATTCGTCATCGTCCCAGTCGAAATCATCTTCGCCAGAGTCGAATTTGCTCAGGTGCGTAAGTGTGAATAGATCCTCCTCGTAGCTCACGTTCTTGAATTCCTTCGTGTCACCGGGAATACCCGGCCAAGTAACATCAAACGAAATGAACTCTGTCGAGATCACGGCTGCCTGACTTCCAAAGTCCAACGCAAAACGAGGCGATCCGTTTGATAGAAAGTCTCGCCAAAAATTTACTTCGCTCAGGTATTTGTCATTAAACATATTCGCCTTAAGGCGAGTCACCTTCCGGCCAATCTTCTCCGCTGGGAGCGGAATGGTTCCATCAATCGTCAGGTGGCGTTCTGGCCGAATGCTAAGACACCATTGGTCATTTGCCATTCGATGAAAACGTAGTCCTGCTGCGAGATGCCACCAAAAACCTTTTCCTTCGCCCGTCTTTCGGTACTTCTCCTCCCAAGCAACTCCTCGATTTTCAGTTGACTTGTTCAATGGTCGATAGTCGACAGAGCGTTCCACGCCTGCTTTCAAAACCGGGAAAAAGAAGCGTTTGTGAGTCGGGTCATATTGTAGGCCGAGCCTTGCCGTGTACTTATACAGAGCACGGTTCAATAGCGTGATGAATCGTCTGTTCCCTTCAGCGGTAGACCAGAACCTCTTCGATTGAAACTTCTTTGTTTGTTCCGGTTCCACCACGCAGGAAAAAGGGCCTTTGGGATCTCGGAGATCTGTGAACGAAAACAGCGTGCGTTCTCGGATTAGGAACCGAATTATCTCCTCGGACTCCTTCGGATAGTCGATCAGGGACTTTACCTTCTTGTCCTGACGATCTCCAAAATCGCATGGAGCGGCAAACACAGCCATTGGTAAGTGTGTGACCGGAAGCAACGAGCTATAGATAGTTTCGTCAACCATCACGGGTGCTTCCGTGTGTGGCGAAATGGGAGTTAGTCCAGCGACTTTTGCTTCGTGTTCCTGCTTAATGCGTTGCAGGACTGGGACACTGTATGTCCTCGGCTGTTTGTCAACTTTGTCGTGACAGTTCTGGCACAGCAGGAGGATATTGCCATGCTTGTCTCGGTCCTCCTCGGACATCTCGACATCGCCTCTCGGTCCTTGACGGCTCTGGCCGACGATGTGTGCCCGCTCGCCGATGAAGGCGGCTTCGTCTGCTTCATTGCCCGGTTCCACTAGCTGTTTGTCGCATCCCGGCATTGCACAAACGCCACCAGAGCGAGCAAGCACAATTTTCCATTCTTTATCGGGAATCGCCTTCCGTGCCATTGAACTACTCCGTCAGAATGAGGCTAGATTGAGTTTTTGATTACACTGAATGGCGTTCATCGGGCACCCGCCTTTGTCAAGAGCTTGCTCATGGCTCGGTCATCCAAGGAGGCAAATTGTCGAAAAGCTTCTGGGTTTTCCCTGATCCTTTTTCTGAGACCTTCTGGAACTTTATCTGCCAGCAGAAGCAATTCGTCCTCGTCAGCCTCCAGTTCATCCGCAAGCTTTCGAATGAATTTTGCACTTGGGTAATCGCCAAAGTGCAGTCGTTCGTTCTCGACCTTCGAGATGTAGGACACACTCACATCGAGTCGATCTGCTAGTTCCTTTTGCGTCCACTCTCGCTTCTCACGAAGCTGCTTTACACGAAAACCAAACTGCATCTTCCGCTCCTGCCGGACTTGGCTTGCACACGCCCCCGATTGATGGGTCACACCCTAGATCGTATGCTGGTGATACTTTTTGGTCAATTAGCGGATTGAGCCGCAACGACCTGTCGCTGTCGAAATGAGGAACATCCAGCGTGAGTGATGGTGTCGAACAATATGTACGTACTTTGGACTCACGACTTGCCGATGCTCTGAGAGTAGCCTCAGTACCGAGTGACGAGCCATCTCCGCTGTCATCCCGCACTCTCGACGCCGCAGGATCACACGAAACCGCTGAATCGTTTCTGAGCGAACATGAAGACCGCTGTATCGTGGGGGATGCCGGTATTGGAAAGTCTGTGTTGCTTCAGTCTTACGCTGGCAGACTGATTAGGGAACTTCCGACTCTCAGACGGGTTCCTTTCTACATCCAAGGGCGTCGGCTTACTGAATTACTCAGCAGAGAACCACGCAGCCTACGGCGATTTCTGTGGGAGACCGCTGGCCGTCAGCTTGACCAAGTAGAAATTGACAAGCTTCTTCACGAATCAAATGCAACACTGTTTTTGGATGGGTTGGACGAGGCTGCCCCCGGACGTTCCGAGGAGTTGAGGAATCTGCTTCAAACTTGGCGACTTGAGTGGCCCGAGATTAGATGGATATATGCGACTCGTCCATCGGCGGCAAATCTGTTACCTAGCGAGGTCGCAGTCGCCAACCTAATGCACTTCGATGATGAAGCAATCCGTTCATACCTTGTACAGCGGTTCCCTCAAGAGATTGCGGGAAGAGCTTGGATAGCAATTTCTAGCCACGCCGATTTAAGAGCTTTTGCGAGCAATCCGATCCTTCTCAACATGATCGGGCACATCTTCGATCAGCAAGGTCACCTGCCAACGACATGGGCTGACATCTGTGCCACCAGCGTCGATATTTTGTTGCGACAATGGGACAAGCAGCGGGGCGTTGAGTTCGCCTCGTCGCAGCGGGAAGTTCGTGTGTTGCTGTCTGACCTTGCCCTGTGGATGACGACGAATGAGCAAAACAGTTGTCGTCTTCAGGATTGGAGCAAGAGCGTTATTGCATCAGGAAGCTATGAAGACCTTCGACCATTCCTAGAACTTGCGGAACGCTCTGGTGTAGTCACGCATAGCAGCACTGATTCGGTACAGTTCGTTCATGCGAGCATCCAAGAGTATCTCGCCGCTATAGCGCTGACGGACCGCCCGATTCATCAAGCGGCTGGCATTGCATCGGAGTTTCATTTGGTTGAGACGCTGGCTGCTGTTACACCTAACGCCGACGAATTGGTGACTGAGTTTGTCAACGACGGGAAGTTTACTGAGGCAATCTCCGTCGCTACCAAATCTCAAAATGGCGAAACAAAGCATCGACTCTTGCAGGAGATCGCAGAGAGAATGGGGCTGGCGGGAACGATACCGCCAATGATCACAGGATCCAGTTTCGGTGACGGGGTGCCTTGGAATCGGCTCAAGGAACTGTGGAAAAAATGTGACACTGCCGAATCGAAACACGAAAAGGGACTTGCGCTTGAGGACTTCTCTGAGACCTTTTTCGGATTGGTGTTCCAAGTCGTCGAGAAACGGCTCGCAACTGACGCTGGTGAAGTCGATTTATTGTGCGAGCACAAGCAGTTAGACGCATTTTGGATTCGTTGGCAGTCCGATGTCTTTGTGGAATGCAAGAATCAGATTGACCGAAGCCCTGTGTCGGACGTCAATACCTTTCTTGGGAAGTGCGCCACCTGTCGTTCAAAACTCTCTTTCTTCGTTAGCCGAAGTGGCTTTACGTCAGTGGCGACAACGGCCCTTGGCAGGTCTTGGGGCAACCGTGACTTACCTGATACGGTCTGGATCGGTGGCAACGACATCGAGCGGTTGCTCGACGAGCAGTCTGACCCAGAGGACTTCCTAAAAATCATGTGCCGACGATCAAACTACGGACGAGGGTGAACATGTCACAATTAAGAATCCAAACATGCTAAGCAAGATTGCAAAACTACTGCTCGTCGCAAGCTCGCTCGCTCCCGTACTGGCAGCTTTCGCTGTTCGAGAGATCGCAAGCGGAAAACCGGTCGATTCAACATGGCCGCTGCTGCTGGTCACCGTGGCGTTGCCCGTAATCTGCTTTCTCGTGATCCATTACGCAAAAAACAATCTTGAGCGACAGTCGCTTCATGTCAAGAAGATCAAAAGCACGGACAAAGAAGTGCTTGCCTACTTAATTGCTTACCTGCTGCCCTTGTTGGCAACGGATGTTGTTGACTTCCGTGATAACACGCTAACGACGGTATTCATCTTTGGGATGATCTTTCTCGCCATCTATCACAGCAACGCATTCCACTTCAATCCGCTTCTTGGATTCGTAGGTTTCCACTTCTACGAGGTTGTTTGCGACGACGACATGACGTACCTGCTGGTGACGAATCGAATTATCCGAAAGCAGTCCGGTGAAAGTACCGTCGTTCAACTTTCCGATTACATTTTCTTCGAGCTTGGGCACGAATAATGGCAATGCACTTCTTTGTCGTCGTCGGTCATACCGTGAAACGTATGCGTGTAGACAACACTACGCAGAATACTCTCATAGAGATGTTCTCGGAGCAGTACGACCAGCTTCTCGAAAACAGAACACGGGTTGCCTTTGACGGAAGCTACAACATTGACGAGACAGAAGTTTATGAGCTTTCCAAATTCGACATCGACGCATCGATGATCGATGCGGTTAAACAGCCTCAGAGTCCCGACGACTTCAACCTCAAGACGGACGAGCATATCAAAGCGATCTTCGCTGGCGACTATGACCGCAAGGCCAATATGCCGACGATCTACTTTCAAAGCTTCAATAAAGGCCGTTTACTGAAGAAGGGGTTCACGTTGCTTGGCGACGGCAACACGCTCAAAGAAAACAAGAAGGCGGGGATCACGCTCGACACTAAGCTGGCGGGCGCAGTCGTGGACGGAAAGCTCCTGTTCCGCAATTACCGAACCATGAACAGCATTGTTGACATCAGCAAGTTTTACAACGAAGCAACAAACGAGCAAATTGACCAAGTGTTGGAGCATGACCGCTTACTTGTCGAAGACGCCGACGCTGTTCGGGGCCACGTCAATTCATGGATGAGACGAAGATTCACTGCAATTTTGCAATCAGGCGTTCTCGACACAGTGACACCAAGAAAAATCTCAGGAAGAGCGAAAAAGTATGGGCTGGAAGTGAACACCAAGAAAGTGGACGACAAAGACGCAATAGTTTTTCCGACCGATAAAAAGCAAATCAAGAGTTTGCTTACATTCCTGAATGAAGGCTACTTTGAAGGCGAGTTGACCGGCACTCTGTTCCAAACGAACTCACAACGTAAGGTCTAGTTTGCGAATGTCGCTTGTGACGTATTTATCATTGGAGCAAACAAAGCATGGCCGACCACTCTGAGACATCCAAAGCGTTCGAGAGATGGGTTCACGGACTACTCGATCTAGCAGGGATCTCCGTGCAATCCGAAGTTCAGGTCGGGCACAAGAAAGTTGATTTACTGTGCAAAGAACAACGCATTGGTGACACACTCACGTTTGCTGTTGAATGCAAAGACTATTCGGCCAACCTTTCCAAGGCCGACGTGATTCAGATCGTCGCCGACTACCAGCCATTGCTCGACACGGACCAAATTCGGGAAGTGTTGATCGTAACACGTATTGGGCTTTCGCCCAACGCCGAGGCCATGGTTGGGTCATCACGAACACTACGCCATGTCACCGCCTCTGCCCTTCAAAACCAAATCGTGGATTTTCGAGCATATTTGCAAGGAGCTAAAGCAGCGTTTTCTGAGCGAGGGCTATCCTCATACTTCACCCATATGTTTCACAAAGTTGACCGACCTGAATATCGTTGGACATATCAGAACTTTCTGTACTACGCTAACGAGATCGGCCCGCCCGGAACGCTTGAGGCGGAAATACTTGACTGGATTGGCGGTAACTCTCTGAAGTTTGAGGACCAATCACCCATTGCAATTATCGCATCGTATGGGATGGGTAAGACAACCTTTGCAAAGAGGATTGCTTTCATCTTAAGTGAGCGTGCAGTAGCGGACAGCAACTTTCGAACGCCGATCTTGTTGCGGCTTGGAGACATATCGAATGAACAATCGCTAGAGGGGTTGCTTGGGAAGGCGTTTACTGCACACGCCGCTGTGCCCAATTACTCGTTTCACCGATTCATGGAACTGAACCGCATGGGGCGATTTGTGGTAATCCTTGATGGCTTCGACGAGATGAAACACACGCTTTCATGGGACTCGTTTTGCTACAACTTTAAGCAGCTAAACCGACTCGTGGACGGCGATAGCAAGGTCTTGCTCCTTGGCAGGCCGACTGCTTTTCTTGATGAAGCGGAGTTCAGTCATGCGTTGAAAGGTATCAGGACAGTAAAAGGTCAGAATGTACGAGACCCCGAATGGCCGTCATACAAAATTGTTGAGTTGCTCCCGTTTTCCCCAGATCAGATACGAGCCTTTCTACATCGTTTTTTCGAATACAAGAAGTCAACATTCGATTCGAAGAGCGACCAATGGAAATTCACTAGGGCCAGCGACAAAGTGGGAACACTAACGGATAAGCGACTACTTGACATAGCGAAGCGACCTGTCCAATTACAAATGCTCGCAGAGGTTCTGCCAGAGTGGAAAGGTGCCACTGATTCACTTACCGTGTGCCTCCTTTATTCCATTTTCATTGACATGATTCTCGAACGTGAGCAAGACAAAGAAGCTAGGAGATACTACTCGCTTGCGGAACGCCGCAAGTTCATGGCGGAACTTGCATTCTGGCTTTGGACTCAGAAGCGTGAGATGGGATTTCAGTCTGGTGAAGTGCCCCAAGAGATCCTAGATACCTATTTGAAATCTGGCGACGATGTGGAGTCTGTCCGCCGAGACCTCCTGACCGCATGTATTCTTGAAAGAAAACGGGAAGGCACTTTCTTCTTTCCGCACCGCTCCTTGCAAGAGTATCTCGTTGCAGAGTCGATAGTCGAAAGTCTTAGCAGTTCAGGCACTCACAAAGCAGATGAGTTAAGCAAATTCAACGAGGTGATGACGTCAGAGGTTGGCGACTTCATTCAAGGGATGATCGGCATTGCAGATTTGGCGAAATGGCATAGACATATCGCATCATACCGAGGTCAACTTAGTACATCATTTGCGAAGGTCTGGTCAGGAGGCGATGACAATAGTTCGTTTGTGTCCAAACAGTGCGAAGATTCGGATGTTCCGTGGTATCCGCTCTTCGCCACGTTGGGGTGCATAGCTTCTGATTGGTCACTGCATAAAGATCTGGGAGAAATTGGTGTTCAAAAAATCCAAGACACGGAAGATAACAGCTATGCGTTACTTTGGCTTTTTTGCCTCTATTTGCTGTCGAACGCAAAAGAAAAGCACGGCATGTTTTCTGATGGGTTGAAGCACTACGCTAGGCGAGATTTGCCTCATGAGGATAGGACTAAGCTGAGTTCAAAGCTTGCCTTTGAAAAGAAACGCAATGGTTTGAACGTCACTGGTTTGCCACCATTCTTCTGCCGGAACCTGCGTGATTATTGCATGATCAAAGAGTGGGTTGCGGGCGAGACTCTTCAGCCACACCATGTGAATCTAGCTCCACGAGTTATTCTAAGTGCCAATGACTGGACTGAAACTTACTCGCTGCTTGCGATTGACGAAGATTAGAGAATGGAAATCCAGCGGCCCGAACTGAATTCGTGTGCTTCCCAAAAGCGTCACCAGTTTTAAGCAGGTAGCTTCTCATGTGTTCGTTTTGACCAAACTTGGCGACGTTCCCCTCGGTGATGAGGCGGCGAGCTTTGGCCTTCCACACGGAAGCACAAGAACTCAAAGATCTCGCCGTCTGAGCATCGTTGTCATAGTGTTTGAAGATCAAGCATGTCCCTGCCTTCGAGGTTGGAGGTTCCGTCAGGACATGATTTTAACGCAATAGGTTCATGTGGAAATTAGTTGGATGGAGTCTTG is a window of Stieleria sp. JC731 DNA encoding:
- a CDS encoding NACHT domain-containing protein, with protein sequence MADHSETSKAFERWVHGLLDLAGISVQSEVQVGHKKVDLLCKEQRIGDTLTFAVECKDYSANLSKADVIQIVADYQPLLDTDQIREVLIVTRIGLSPNAEAMVGSSRTLRHVTASALQNQIVDFRAYLQGAKAAFSERGLSSYFTHMFHKVDRPEYRWTYQNFLYYANEIGPPGTLEAEILDWIGGNSLKFEDQSPIAIIASYGMGKTTFAKRIAFILSERAVADSNFRTPILLRLGDISNEQSLEGLLGKAFTAHAAVPNYSFHRFMELNRMGRFVVILDGFDEMKHTLSWDSFCYNFKQLNRLVDGDSKVLLLGRPTAFLDEAEFSHALKGIRTVKGQNVRDPEWPSYKIVELLPFSPDQIRAFLHRFFEYKKSTFDSKSDQWKFTRASDKVGTLTDKRLLDIAKRPVQLQMLAEVLPEWKGATDSLTVCLLYSIFIDMILEREQDKEARRYYSLAERRKFMAELAFWLWTQKREMGFQSGEVPQEILDTYLKSGDDVESVRRDLLTACILERKREGTFFFPHRSLQEYLVAESIVESLSSSGTHKADELSKFNEVMTSEVGDFIQGMIGIADLAKWHRHIASYRGQLSTSFAKVWSGGDDNSSFVSKQCEDSDVPWYPLFATLGCIASDWSLHKDLGEIGVQKIQDTEDNSYALLWLFCLYLLSNAKEKHGMFSDGLKHYARRDLPHEDRTKLSSKLAFEKKRNGLNVTGLPPFFCRNLRDYCMIKEWVAGETLQPHHVNLAPRVILSANDWTETYSLLAIDED